The genomic region TGATCTCTTAAGGAGGCATAACACCACGTAAAAAGTGTCATCACAGTGTCTTTGATAGTGTAACTTAATATGGCCATTTAATAGAAAATACTTCATGCAGTGATGTCACAAGTAGGTGAATAGTGCATCTCCACCTacgtgtgatggagggagagacgtAATGGGGAAAAGGAGCTTCATTATCCTAGAGCACAAAATAATATCAACCAAACTGCACAGCAGTGAGCTGAGAGAGCACAAaattaacgtgtgtgtgtgtgtgtgtgtgtgtgtgtgagcatggcAGTGTGTGTTACTCTTGGGCAGGGTGTCTGATGCACCATGTCACCATGAACATATTTACCAAAAAAACAGAATAAACAACCAAAGTAAATATGTTTAGAGTTCCAAGGCTAAGACACACTTCCATAGATTGCCCATATATTTGGGATATGAGAAAATATACATGTACAATGTACATTCATTGTCCTTCTGTATAAAACTAAAACACACTACAGTGTTAATATCTGAAGGAGCGGACCAGGTTTAAGAGAACCTCCTTCTAGCAGTAAAGTAGAGCTTCAGCACACCAAGCTGCTTCTGGAGCAGCGTGACTCTGAGCGTGAATGTTACATCAACAACCACGTCTGCCACTTCTCCATTAAGACTTTAATAGGCAGTTGGTATTTGCCTGGATGAGCGATGTTCCTCGAGGAGCAGCAAGTTCTGGCATCTATGATTTTTTCCTCTTTTCCGTATTTGTCAAGGAGAACATTGATCTGGGTGGACAAACCCCCCAAAGTGAAATGGGGACAATAATGTCACTTAAATCCACTACAATCACTCTGCACTAGAGCAAAGAAAATAGCCCAGGCCATGTTTTGTTCATCATCCATTTGGGGAAAAAGGATCTCAGATTAATTCACCGCTTGACATAAGGCTGCCAGTGAACTGGCAGCTATTGCAAAGCTTTGTACAAACCACCAATGACGTTTCCATCACGCGCAAAATGCCAACATACTTTTGACATTGATCTCACTGTCTCCTGGGCAGGCGTAATTACTGAATGCACCCATACTGCCAACAAAGAAGTCAAGTCCTGCCTGATGATCTTGGCAACAGTTGCTACAGCAACCCTTCTGAGCCTGCAGTGGTCCGTTCGAGAAAGATCCCCTGCAGTGGCTAAAGTAGAGAGTGTGTCGGAGTTCAGCCTCCCTCGAGACAGAGCTTCAAGTGCAATCGTGTGCACTTGTGTTCAGTAATGAGTGGGGCAGGTCCGTCCCATACCCCTCTGTAATGCTATACGTCCAGCATGTGTGCTATAGAAACCCACTTTGCGCCGTGGTCCGGATGGTGAAGGTGACACATGAGACCCCCCCCGCATGTGTCGTCGGGGAAGTTCCACATCCTGAGGTACTACGCTGGCTTCTGCCCACAGACCACATGTGAAAACCTGAATGGCAGGCAGAGTGAACCCTGCTGCACACCGTTCATTACTTCAGAATGTCAGTACTTCAGAACTTCAGTACTGCAGTACCTCAGCCTTAAAACACAACTAGTCTGGAGTCCTGAACTCAGTTTTCGCACCAGTAGCTGGATCCTGTGCATGTATAGTGTAGTGAAAACTAAACTTGTTCTTACTTTGATACTTGTCTGTATGTTTTTATGGTTCCTGTTGCTCTGACTCCAATCCACACACTCCATCTCTATTGAGCCACAAACCCCCTCAAGGAAAAATGAGTCAACCTCAGCAGACTTATCATAATGCATAAATTCATAAGTGAAAGATAAGGACATTTTTTACACCCTTGCACAAGACCAGTGGGCCATGAGGCAACTATGATTCTGAGGATGTTCATGATGTTAGCTGGGGACGTTTGGTGCTGTGTAGTCCCCAGACACGGCGTGGTGTGGATGTGCCTCGAAAACTCATTACCATCTGTGACACATCATCGCGTATCTCAGGAAAAGCCCATACGCAGCTCAGCTCCATCAAAGTGAAGCCAGACGTGTGACACTGGGGGTCTTTTCACTCTCCAGGCCAAATGTTTAGCAAGTCCGCTGCTACTGCGGGCGATGGACAAATTCAGGGGCATTGACTAAAAAAAGCAGCTTACTTGCCCTGTTGCATAATTCCAAAATGCTGCAAATTTAGTCTAAACTGATGGATAAATATGAACTTTAATGCAAAAGAGAAACAACTAGGTGATCTCTGCTCTCCTGAGACTGGGGTAGTCACTAAAAATCTATCGAATTTTGCATTTTAGTGACATGAATATTAAACTGTAGAAAaactttttttatttaaaaatttcaattatcttttttttttttaagaccaCCAAAACTGACCTCACCAATAATAAAAGTATGCTTTCactgtgggcacacacacacacacacacacacacacacacacacacacacacacacacacacacacacacacacacacacacacagtcccaagGTCTGCACTCCTGTCTGTAAGGGTGTGTAGGGAGGAGAGTGACTGAGGGTCCATCTTTCTACGTACACTGACAGTGATCTCTCCCACTGGGACTGCAGTAGGAACCTCCTCTACTCTGTTCACATACAGAACCTCCCAGTCTAATCCACCAATCCACCTCCAACATCCAACAAGAAGTGTGAGTTTGGTTATTCCGTATGAATCCGTCCCTGCACTGGGCATTTGACATCATCTCCTTCCACCACTGACAATGCTACTGAAATCATCGCCACTCTCTGTCTTCGGATCAGAGCTGACATTCATAATTTAACAGAGATTACTAATAACAAGGGAATGGCTGACTTCAGACTTCTCCACGAGCCATGGCTAATGCAAGCCTGGCCCTGCCACGCATGCTGAGAACATGTTTTTACCTCACACTGTGAACAGGCTAATCCAGCGATCTCACACTGAGTATTATATGCtccgtctggtttttaatgtgTCGGGCCTTACAggtgggtgatggtggtgagggtgggagGAGTGGAGGACCTGCTGGTCATGGGAAGTTCTCCAGTAGAGGAACAGAAGCAGAACTGAGCAGAGATGCATTGAACTCAAGCTACTGGGTGTAAGTACACCctcccacacgcacacagagtTACTGAAGAACACATCACAAAGGGATTTAGCAGAGACTTGTGCTGATTTTATGTTGttcacacactcgcatgcagtacaaaacacaagcacacacacacacacacacatatttgtaCACAGAAGACTGAGCACGTGAAGCATCTGTgcgcacatatgcacacaacacacaccagtactgTGGCATTgcattgttacacacacacacacacacacacacacacacacacacacacacacacacacacacacacacacacatctacatgaGATGCAAACGGGAAGTACTCTACATGGACTGCCATATTCCTCCACACTCCTGACCCACAACAATCCTTCACATGCGCCTTTGAAGACATCAGAATGGGTGTATGTTGTCTGGGATGTTGGGGTGCCTCCCAAGGAAAGCAGATAGTTAGCTATAGACCCAGCCTTCGTCATGGTGCACTGATTAGGCCAGTGCTAAATGTTACACATTAGTCAGCTACTGTGTGAAGTGGTTTTAATATTGGCACTCAACCACGGTCTCCGACTACGCTGGGATCTACCCAGTCTAGATCCGTCAGCCTGTCATCAAACAGGTCACACAGCTGTGTAAGAAACCTAACGCGCGCATTCAGTATGCGACTCAAAGTCCACAGAATTATTCTAAATATTAGTTCTGCGCTGATGTTAATTATCGAAGGCGCAATCGCAGCTTTTGGGAAGCAACAGGCTTTTGGTTAAGAAGCATGAATCAATGTCACCATCGACAAAAGGCAGCCACTCCCGCGCGCAGCGCAGGCGTCTGCGCGTGCAGAGGTTCCACATAATTAGGAAGTAGTGGGTACAGAAGGGACGCGCGTGCCAACAGCAGTGGGCTCGCGCCCCATACATCACACGGGCAAGTGTCCTTCACGCGCCCAGGGTAGAATTACAATACACGGTATTCGTGGACGTTCCGCGTTCCGGGGCATTTTAACGTGGATTCTCAGCATCAGCATCGGTGCACAGCATGAGTGAAGCCGTGTGAGGAACATGGCTGTACGCTATAGCCATGCAGGGGAGGCGGGCTGGGCTTTATAGAATGGGTGCGCCATTTGACAGTAGCCAACCGTCCAGACAAGATCTCATACATATCATGTATCTTCCTGCTGGCGCTCGCCATTAGCACGCAACGGTAATGAGTAGCCAGCCACGCCAGGAAAATgtaatatttatttctttttagtTAGCTACTACTGCAACAAAAGCACCGGTGTAAGAATCCGTTCATTGATATCCACTGGACAAAAGCGACTATGCACAGCGCCTACCTGTCTTGAAAAACGGGTCCGTATCTGGATCGTTCGGTCCGTCGTCTGCTGCCTCCGCAGAATtcatttttttgttctttttgctttcttttgtttgtgttaAAGAATATGTTCCAGGTGCCGGTGGCGTTGTATTAGACGCCTGTgtcttttggaaaaaaaaaagcttagGTGTGCAGTCCAGCCCAGCGCGTGTGCGTCTCCATCTGTGAGCTGTGGGCAGTAGATGGTCCTGGTGCTGCCGTGGGCTCGTACTGTAAGCAGCGCCGGGCGCTATTGTTCACAGACTAACCGCCTTTGACAGACAGCTGCCCCGGTGCCCCGACAGAAAACCCCGCAAGAAGGCTTCAACGATGCAAACGGCCCTCATTCATCTAAATCCTCATCCATACGTCACCCATCCCATCTCCATATTCTTCCACCCAGCGGATGTTCTACACCAGGTTATAATGGCATCGCACCCCTGTATTTGTTAACGGGAAGAGCGAACAGTCAATTGTCCTAAATTTGAGTTCCACagaccaaaaaaataaaaaaaatggtaCTAATAAATCGCTGTGGTACTACAACGATGAGCCTATCTAGTATATGtccacacatatacagtacatgCAAGAAGATCAATGCTTCTCAGATGCGCTCAAGCGATTTCTCATAATGGGGTGTGTGTATTTTGGAGAGGCCGACTCCCACACAGCCGGGGAGTCTTCCCAATCaatacacacacttcacactggccCTTTTCTCTGTGGAGTATCCGAGGGGTGAACACAAGTCCAGTCGTACTaagaggagaaagaaaaaggaaacaCGAACCCACACTCTAAATTACGTTATATTTCAACTCAATATTCTCTTAACTGATTAATTAGTTGCTACAGGACTAAGTGAATTGTGGTTCCGCGATATTTCGCTGCTATGTATGGGAACAATCTTTATGGGCGTATGCTTGTCAATCAACGCCCCTTGGCGATCGCCACGCCCCCTAAGCGCTGAAAGAGAGCCTATTCTGAAAGTAAGAGCGTGTGTAATTTCTAACACTATTGTGTTGTTTTCTTGAAGTTAAAATGCTGCTATCGACAGGAAACTCAGCCTTCCTGCAATTCATTTTCAGGGTCAGTTCACTCGTTCCCTGAGAACAAATATAGTCTGATAAAATTATTGATTGATACGCAGCACAACAACAGGTCCTTTTGCTTGTTTATAGTGGAGAATtctgtttatttacatttttatatgaATGCAGTAATCTTAAAAAGACAATACAAAAACGTTAGTCTTCCGTCAAATGGCAGGACCGCGCGTGCTGACGGTGAAATGTCGCCCTCGTAAGGATTCCCTTTGTAACGTGAGAGGTGCGTCATAGTTAGCGAACGAAACAAATCTTGTCTCGGAACTTATTTCAGTCCAGAGACCTGTCATGCTTAGACTGGCGTTGTTGATCTTAACTCACTGGCATAAGGTAAGCGGGTTTTCTCtccccattttaaaatgtaaggaAAGGAAAACACTTTAGGCCAGTAATGTAAAGATAAAAATGATTAAGAATATGTAATAGAAACGTCATGTTTTCTCATTTGAATAATTTCTGTCATCCTCTCTGTCGGCGTAAATGGGACTTTTTTCGTGTAGCTGTATTTTGTAATTAGGTGTTATTGAAATATACGTCTCTTCGCAGATTCAGAGCATTGAATTCCACTATAGCTGTATTACTCTGTGGAGCAGAATGCCACAAACAGGAACCCACGTGGCCATACCTCCTGAGCTGGCGGACATTCTAAAGCAGTTCACCAAGGATGCCATCAGGACGCAGCCAAAAGATATCGTCCAATGGGCCACAGAGTAAAACAAACTCTTCAAACAGCACTGAAACATTTTCATATTCATGGAGTAGAATAAGCCCTTTAAAAAAGATGTCAAgtgatttttaaaatgtcttacTGAGCTGTCCCCTGCAGGTATTTCAGAGCCTGGTCCCAGGGAGAGCCTCTTCCTGTGAGACACATCTCTGCACGGGTCAGTACCACGGATCTAACGCTGGAGGTCCTGACGGCCATGCACTTACAGGTAAGGTCTACAAACAGCTCCCACCACGAAAACAACCAGAGACAATTTATAAAGACTAGCTTACATTAGAGGGAATTCCACATGAAGGAATCCAGTGGTTACTACAGTGCAATATACTTCAACAACTTAACTCCTGAATGCCTCTTCATCACTCCTGAATGCCTCCTAATCACTCCTGAATTTCTCTTCATCACTCCTGAATGTCTCTTCATCACTCCTGAATGGCTCTTCATCACTCCTGAATGCCTCTTCATCACTCCTGAATGTCAGTTTAGTGAAAAGGGGACGGTAAGCAAGCAGGAGGTGGAGTCTGCATGGAGGGGTTGTGATCTTCCAGACGACCTGTTTGCACACCTCTTTGATGTGGGCTGTTTCGCGGAAGAGATCGACTGGATCAAATTCTTTGCGCTATGCTGCAGTTACCTGGGAGGGGTGAATAACCTGCACAATACTACTTCACACGTTCTTACTAAAATAATTGAACTTAGTGACTTACTTGGATCATTAATTATTCATGCTGCATTGTGGTTGTAAGAGGCACGTTTCGGTGGACGATGCTTTACTATCTTTCCCTTTATTTTTGACAGACCATTAAAAATGCACTGACTCATGCTTGCTGcgtcatgacctctgaccctgccTGTACGCCCCACGATGCATGCATGCCCTTCGAGACCTTCCGTTACCTGTACGCATACCTGGCGGCCGTGGAAGGGGAAGTGCCCCATTCGCAGGTCAACAGGGCACTGGCTTACCTGGAAGTTCAAGCGTAAGTTAAGGCCATGGGGCACCAGTGCTAACCGACCATCACCACGCCTACAGTAAAATGCATTATTAATATGACAAATTGGTGGCTCACATAAATCAAACACAAATATCATGGCGGTGTAGTAATGCACACTGGCATATTGATTTGGGGCTTTGGACGACGGGCTGGCATGTTTTAACCAGTTTTCATGAGTAGCTTCGGACAGCTACATTCATCTGTATGTTACTGCCCGAAACTGCTCACCATAATCATGATCCGTGTGATATATAAACTATAGAGTAGCTGAGTTATTTAACCATACAAAACATATTCATAGAGCTCATTCTAATGAGAAAGAAGAATGCATTAACAATAGGTTGCCACGGTACAGGCAGGCACGTTGCTACACAAGAAGCTCTGATACTGTACACACTTaaattatttgtgtgtgcattctTTAACACACCAAAGGCAAATTATATTCAGTTTGACTGTCACATCGCCCTTGGCTCACCTCACTGAAGGGTTGGTTCAGATTCAACAAGTTTTGGGtaaagacacccccccccccccccattgttgCTATGTCTTGCTACTGCAAATGATtaaaaaacaaatgtttatACAAAACAGAAGATCCAGGGAACCAAATGGAACAAGCATGATTTGTTCATAGGTGAACAACGAGTCATATCGCTTTCACTCGCTACTGTGGTCTAAAGTGTTTCAGGTCAGCACATCGCTGGAGAAACCTCTGACTTTTTCACTGTGTCTTTATCAGGAAGGTGAATAATGGCATGGTGAAGGTGTCTGATTTCGACAACGGCCGTAAAGTGCACCTGGGATGAGTGACAATAGGTGCTGATGACATCCACATCGGTTTCTCCCCCTGCAGTATGGCAATAAAAACCTGAAAACAACAAAGGTGTTtagaggttgttgttgttttctaaCAAATAGGGCTGTGATGAGCAGAGCCTGCTGCGTATGCGTTAGTGTCACAACTGCGTTGTCAAAGAATTAAATATTTGTGGTAGgctataaaaccttttattatgAGACCACAGGACACATAAATGAATATTATGATTACAACACAATTTAGATGTAAATATGATAGCACGTTTGCTTTGTGCACGAACTACATTCATGTGAGGGAGGGAAACAACAAAGCGGGAAAACCAACGTAGCAGACCGCCAAATTTAGGTGTAGCTGTACTACAATAATCTCCATGGTTACACCTGCTCAGCGTCTGAATATAATTTAGATATACGCACGTATCTATAATCTATGGCTTTATTGGTTGTTCTTAGAGAGATTGACAAACAAACTGCCCAATAGACTTACGGTGTGCGTTTGACGTCATATGCAAAGCACCAATAATCATTAAAGTAAAGAGTTGCCTTGTTTCTATTGGTCAAGGTCAGGATAGTAATCCGTTTGAACAACAAACTTCCATTATTGCGAACTTCCTGGGTTAGATTAGATTGTCTTAAAATGTCATGTAGCTACATGAATGCATATATGTAAAGGTAGATAGCTAGCATTTAATACGCACTTAACGATGTTCAAAACTCCGTTGTGAGTCTTCGGACAAACTCCAAACCTGGACCTAAAGCAGCTCTGATTGTTCTTGTTAGCTGTAACTTTAGCCAGATAAGTTGGCTGTCCGGACTGCGCATGTCTAGACACGGGGTCTCTAGATATAAGGTAAAGTGGGTTTTGTTGCTTTTTCAGTCTTAGTATGTGACTGAACTGGCTGTAGTTATCACTGTGTCTCCGAACGGTTGTCCTGTGCCTTGTCGTCGGCAGATGGTTTCATCGGGCAGACTGACAGCTTCAGGTCGGGCGAAACCCAAGAGAAAAACGCAAGTGGCTCTTCCCCATAGAGTAACGGTGTCACTCATCACTGTGCTGGATTAACTAGGGGTCAAAGTCTCAGATAGCTCCAATTCTGGGTTCTGATTTTAGTAGTCGATACTGAATGTAAAACAATTAGCCTCCAAGCAAACCCACACTTCTTTAATAACAACTGTATCAAGACTACCACCATCTCAATGTATGAAGAACCCCAGAATGTCTGAGGATGTGGGACTAAATATCACTCAAAACCTCCCTGACATGCTGCTGGGGCATCGCTTTAAATGTAGTGAGCAGAAAGATGTTTGTTATGAAATGTAGTGAGTAGAAGTAAGAAGTTTGAAGTGATGAACGTGTGAATATGGTACAAATATTTAAGTAAATAAGTATTTAAATACAGTAATGGAGTGCTTGTGCATCATTATTACACCCTGTTTTCCTCTGACTGTACTGCAGTGTTGCTGGAAGACCCAGTGTACCTCTGGAACCAGCGTATTCCCTCTACTCAACCGATTCAGAAGATCAGGTAGCGCATGATCTCAGGCCCACATAACGCATTACTAAAACGTGTATAAATATTGTCATTGTGTTCACGTGTTAACTGTGGTATCTAGGTGACCACAGTAAACAAAGGCTTGGATCGCTGTGCTGCGTTACTCAGTGAAATGCTTCAAGCCGAACAGACCGGTAGGCTGTGACTCGCTATGGTGCTTTTTTGTGGGCAGTCTTGCTTTAGATTTCCTTCTTGTCTTTACtgtgacaaaaaaaaattgctTGCCCAACAGAATCTAAGTGGAAGTCCCAGGTCCCAAAGACTTCCAAGTCCAGGTCCAAACTGTCTTCTGGCAAGATGGAGGCGGAGAGGAAACGCCATGGCAAGAAGTTCAGCTCAGTGGCCCAGCCGGCCAGGAGACCCGGTGGGGACCAAGTCATGCACACGCCACAGTCCTTCTAAACCCCTGCAGCCAAAGTTACTTCGTTTGTTTCATGTGTGAGAGTCCATTTATTtagctttttgtttgtttgtttgctggcACATTTTTACCAGCTTTATGTGATGATTTTAGTCCTTTAGTCGTGACATGTAGATCCCAGGTACCCAAATCCATCCTTTATCCAGGGAGTGTGATGAGTTTTTAATTTTTGTTAGTGAGTTTCATGCAGTTTTAAATGTGGCACAGGTGAAATGTTTTTGCTCTGTTGTCCGCAGCCCCGGTGCAGAAGACGGTCTTGTCCTCCCAGTCTTGCCCGGGATTAAGAGTGCAGCCATGTTTCCAGGGTGAGCAGCCTCCACCCGCTGTTGATACAGTaacagggtcagaggtcaagcaGCCCAGACTAAACCCAGTGGCACAAACAGAACATGTTCAACATTTGGGCTGCTCAGCGTCTGGTGAAAGAAACGGCCTTTTATCAGCAGGTAAAATTTGCACGTGTCTCTTGAATTCGTTCTGTCTTCTGTCTAAATTGCCGCATGTTCACTTTTGGATCCACCGTTGTTTTTCAGTGGTTACTCCTATTTATCTTGTTGGGTTTGCCAGGCATGGTTTGTGAGCAGGTAGAGTGATGTGCTGGTGCTCACTTCATCACCACGTGTGATGTTTTGAGCATGCGATGGTTGATCTGTAGAGCTGAAGTAATTCTCGAAAGGAGAGAATCGGGGACCTGGACAGAATGCAGAAGAATGGATCTCATGAGGTTTGGACACGTGTGTTGTGTTTCACGTGTGTTGGGCACGTGTGTTGTGCTTCACAGGGCTACAGACGTCCACTGCGTTTAACTGTCGTCTGACGACATCCACCCCGGCACTGAGCCCTCAGACGTCCGCGTCCGTCCCGAGCCAAGCGGTAGGAGCCTGCAGCCCGAGAGGAGAATACGATTAGTTAAAAATGAAGGCTCTAATTCCCTACGCTGCCAGCATCTCATGCTTCAGTTGCCATCCTAATaacatctgctgttttttttttcttctgtctcTTTGCATTCTAAACAATGTGCACAGCCTCGTGCAGGATCGGATGGAGAGACACAGCTTGTCGGTCAGCACTGGGCCATAATCGGTGGACCTCCAAGCCCCCACAGAGATGTAAAGACCGCTGTTCCAGCCTCCCAGGACACAGCCTCGCTTTCTGTGGCACCAGCTGTCCAGCAGCTCGCCTTCGTACCGGCAGACCTTCCACCAGCCGCTCCCGTCTTGAGTGCACCTCGTGTGGGGTCAGCGGGGCACATCCACCCCCTACTTCCCCAGTGTGGAGCCGTCCGCTGTCCGCCTGCAGCAGCAACACCGGCAGCCCGCCAGGTGCATCCACACCCTCTCCTGGTGCGTGCCAGTTCCCAGGAAGAGCGGCTCTCGTGTGGGGAGAGCTCGGAGGAGAGCAGGGGCTGctccagtgaggaggaggaggaggaggagctggagggggTGGACGTCATGCCGGTCAGGGACACGAGCGGCCAGACCAGCATGGACAGACGCACGGTAATGCTCAATCACAAAAACAAGTCACCCAGCCCAGAAAAGACCGGCAGAAAGGTGATGACTGTCAAATATCTGTTGGGTGAGCTGAAGACTCTGGTAGCTAACCAAGGTAAGTTCTCTTGTTGTTTTGGCCAGTTCAGTCCTATTATATTTTTCAGCCTGGATTTGGACGTGGTTTAAGAAGTAAAAAAATCTAGACCTTGACTACTCATTCTTATTACgtctatttgttttatttacacACCATAGCCAGGTAAATCAAACATGTATGCCCTAGCTTACttgagaaatacaaaaatgtgATCACCAGATTGGGAATTTCTCATCTAAAATGCCTTCTCAGTATTTTTAACAGATAATTTTGTACCGTATATGGTCAAAGGTGTCACAGATGTTGTGATTGATGGTGTCTGCTCCACCACACAGACAGTGAGGCGGTGCGTCTCATCtcggaggtggaggagtgtgtgtccctGCTGCCGGCCATGGTGGGCAGCACCAACGTGCAGGCGGAGCTCGCCCTGGCCTTGCAACCGCTCAGAAGCGAGAACGTACAGCTCCGCAGGTCCACAAGAGGGCGCACTTTCATTCACTTATGCGTTTTGGGCAGATGGATGCAGCCACTGAATACTGTCTTTCAAAATCAGGGCTGTTGTATGTAATGTCAGTGTTGGAGCAGAAGGCTAGAAATCAGGGACTGTGCTGAAggatgccgtgtgtgtgtgtgtgtgtgtgtgtgtgtgtgtgtgtgtgtgtgtgtgtgtgtgtgtgtgtgtgtgtgtgtgtgtgtgtgtgtgtgtgtgtgtgtgtgtgtgtgtggtcttatGCAGGCGTTTGAGAATCCTGAATCAGCAGCTACTGGAGCGTGAGAGAGCTGAACGCCAGGCCAGACCCGTAGACTGTGATCTAGAACGTAAGTAGGTTTCCTAAAGCTGCCTAATTCTGCCCAGAAGATGGTGTGGAGAAAATACAGCATGACCTTTGAGATTTGATGCTTGCTGCATCAAACTTAATACATAACTTAatcagaactgtgtgtgtgtgttttagtggtCTCGCTGCAGTCACTAAACTTCACCCTTCAAGCTCAGTTGAAGGCCAGTCATGGAGAAGTGAGCGTTCTTCAGCAGGAGAACCAGAGACTACGGCagactctggaggagaaggagaaggatcTGCAATGCAGCCGACAGCAGAGCCTTTTAGATGCCAGCCGCATACGCACGGGTCAACAACAGCACCATCTTTACAACTTCAGCATAGCAAATGCCTTCACAACATGACAATGTGTACCATATGTGTTACATGAACTCTTGCTAGCTGTTCCGATACAATACTGTGTTTTGTTATCCTGTGCAAGAACATAGTAGTCTGTCATTTGTCTCACGGTACTCAGTTTTCTTTACACAAGTTTCTattgttggtgttgttgtttAGATGTGAGTGAGGCACTGGATGAAATGAGAAACTGCCAGACGAAATTGGAAAGTTTGGAAAGGGATAACCATGTACTGACACACAGTCTCCAGCAGAGGGGGGCAGAGATCACAAGACTGCAGGAGATCATCAGGTATTGTAAGAGTTCAGTAGAGTGCCTACATTGAGCTCTCCGACGTATACTGATGGGAAAAGCAGGCATTCCACAAGAAGTGTTGGTGCCtgggtttttgtgtttgtttaccaGTCTCTGATATCTGCCTTTGTTTGTAGACATCTTCAAAAAAGTCCTACAAGAGACACTGCATGCCATTTTACACAGACAGATGAGTCTAAACCTTCATCTCAGCTCACCAGGAGCGTTCTTGACCTGCACGAGAGTCAGCAGGAAGAGGATACTATTGCCGACCGAGTGCCAGACTCCGTTAAGATATATTTCCAGACTCTTAAGGGTATGGGCTGTGTCCCTGATTGCCCTCGTCTGCACCCAAAACaactctctcccccctcttctAACCAGTGGACagttggagaggagagaagaagatTACACGAGGTGCAGGCCAGTTCATCCAAAGGCCTACTGGCGCACAGGTCAGCACAGCCCAGTGCCCCCAGTAGCTGGACTCAGGAGGAGGGGACGAATGGAAGAAC from Brachyhypopomus gauderio isolate BG-103 chromosome 8, BGAUD_0.2, whole genome shotgun sequence harbors:
- the LOC143522033 gene encoding ropporin-1-like, which encodes MLRLALLILTHWHKIQSIEFHYSCITLWSRMPQTGTHVAIPPELADILKQFTKDAIRTQPKDIVQWATEYFRAWSQGEPLPVRHISARVSTTDLTLEVLTAMHLQFSEKGTVSKQEVESAWRGCDLPDDLFAHLFDVGCFAEEIDWIKFFALCCSYLGGTIKNALTHACCVMTSDPACTPHDACMPFETFRYLYAYLAAVEGEVPHSQVNRALAYLEVQAKVNNGMVKVSDFDNGRKVHLG
- the ccdc14 gene encoding coiled-coil domain-containing protein 14 isoform X1, giving the protein MSRHGVSRYKMVSSGRLTASGRAKPKRKTVAGRPSVPLEPAYSLYSTDSEDQVTTVNKGLDRCAALLSEMLQAEQTESKWKSQVPKTSKSRSKLSSGKMEAERKRHGKKFSSVAQPARRPAPVQKTVLSSQSCPGLRVQPCFQGEQPPPAVDTVTGSEVKQPRLNPVAQTEHVQHLGCSASGERNGLLSAGLQTSTAFNCRLTTSTPALSPQTSASVPSQAPRAGSDGETQLVGQHWAIIGGPPSPHRDVKTAVPASQDTASLSVAPAVQQLAFVPADLPPAAPVLSAPRVGSAGHIHPLLPQCGAVRCPPAAATPAARQVHPHPLLVRASSQEERLSCGESSEESRGCSSEEEEEEELEGVDVMPVRDTSGQTSMDRRTVMLNHKNKSPSPEKTGRKVMTVKYLLGELKTLVANQDSEAVRLISEVEECVSLLPAMVGSTNVQAELALALQPLRSENVQLRRRLRILNQQLLERERAERQARPVDCDLELVSLQSLNFTLQAQLKASHGEVSVLQQENQRLRQTLEEKEKDLQCSRQQSLLDASRIRTDVSEALDEMRNCQTKLESLERDNHVLTHSLQQRGAEITRLQEIIRHLQKSPTRDTACHFTQTDESKPSSQLTRSVLDLHESQQEEDTIADRVPDSVKIYFQTLKGMGCVPDCPRLHPKQLSPPSSNQWTVGEERRRLHEVQASSSKGLLAHRSAQPSAPSSWTQEEGTNGRTFVPLRETGRTQTNTHAGLTVLGLAFKKLGSSNELPNQDLDVLDKEGCPSRSDRVGLQVTRTNENAGNLSEQTQPARRRLWMGDDASVNTGRPSVLESTLSSCDLKSFASDSSVNSWSTFNTCKEKDFQNGLAALDASIANLQRTLKADLKL
- the ccdc14 gene encoding coiled-coil domain-containing protein 14 isoform X2 — protein: MLQAEQTESKWKSQVPKTSKSRSKLSSGKMEAERKRHGKKFSSVAQPARRPAPVQKTVLSSQSCPGLRVQPCFQGEQPPPAVDTVTGSEVKQPRLNPVAQTEHVQHLGCSASGERNGLLSAGLQTSTAFNCRLTTSTPALSPQTSASVPSQAPRAGSDGETQLVGQHWAIIGGPPSPHRDVKTAVPASQDTASLSVAPAVQQLAFVPADLPPAAPVLSAPRVGSAGHIHPLLPQCGAVRCPPAAATPAARQVHPHPLLVRASSQEERLSCGESSEESRGCSSEEEEEEELEGVDVMPVRDTSGQTSMDRRTVMLNHKNKSPSPEKTGRKVMTVKYLLGELKTLVANQDSEAVRLISEVEECVSLLPAMVGSTNVQAELALALQPLRSENVQLRRRLRILNQQLLERERAERQARPVDCDLELVSLQSLNFTLQAQLKASHGEVSVLQQENQRLRQTLEEKEKDLQCSRQQSLLDASRIRTDVSEALDEMRNCQTKLESLERDNHVLTHSLQQRGAEITRLQEIIRHLQKSPTRDTACHFTQTDESKPSSQLTRSVLDLHESQQEEDTIADRVPDSVKIYFQTLKGMGCVPDCPRLHPKQLSPPSSNQWTVGEERRRLHEVQASSSKGLLAHRSAQPSAPSSWTQEEGTNGRTFVPLRETGRTQTNTHAGLTVLGLAFKKLGSSNELPNQDLDVLDKEGCPSRSDRVGLQVTRTNENAGNLSEQTQPARRRLWMGDDASVNTGRPSVLESTLSSCDLKSFASDSSVNSWSTFNTCKEKDFQNGLAALDASIANLQRTLKADLKL